A genomic window from Algoriphagus sp. Y33 includes:
- a CDS encoding SdpI family protein produces the protein MSPTLKSELPIIAIVLLPFIYLACIWNNLPAEVPIHWNIDGEIDGYANKAMLITIPILLPLLVYVIFLVIPKIDPKNRLNQMGGKLQNIKVLLTIFMSALALFIIYSSKNQSLTNPNYPILGIGILFSIIGNYFKTIKPNYFFGIRTPWTLESENVWKETHKIAGKMWLAGGIIVVLASLILEKRTNVTVFLIITGIITLIPVIYSYVKFSKEKNLI, from the coding sequence ATGAGCCCTACCCTTAAAAGTGAATTGCCAATTATTGCGATAGTGCTACTCCCCTTTATTTACTTGGCTTGTATCTGGAATAATTTACCGGCAGAAGTCCCTATTCATTGGAATATAGATGGGGAGATTGATGGATATGCAAATAAAGCCATGCTCATTACCATCCCGATATTGCTACCATTGCTAGTGTATGTGATATTCTTAGTTATCCCAAAAATTGACCCGAAGAACAGGCTAAATCAAATGGGAGGTAAACTTCAAAACATAAAAGTACTGTTGACAATTTTCATGTCAGCGTTGGCTTTGTTTATCATTTACTCATCAAAAAACCAATCCTTGACTAACCCAAACTACCCCATATTAGGCATAGGCATCTTATTTAGTATAATCGGGAATTATTTTAAAACCATAAAGCCTAATTACTTCTTTGGCATCAGAACCCCTTGGACCTTGGAAAGTGAGAACGTTTGGAAAGAAACGCATAAGATCGCGGGGAAAATGTGGCTTGCCGGCGGAATAATAGTCGTACTAGCGAGTTTGATTTTGGAGAAACGCACCAACGTAACTGTGTTTTTGATAATTACAGGAATAATTACACTGATCCCTGTGATTTATTCTTATGTCAAATTCAGCAAAGAAAAGAATTTGATATAA
- a CDS encoding Gfo/Idh/MocA family protein encodes MQNPKKNSTGQTRRDFIKNAAIASSFMIVPRHVLGGVGFIAPSDQLNLAAIGAGGKGASDIRNASVNGRERVAALCDVDFSGSAKASVERFPDAKRYADFREMLDKEKDIDAVTISTPDHVHGPAAKYAMERGKHVYVQKPMTHNIKEARMLTEMARSQKVVTQMGNQGGSNELLKMVQKWVDDDKIGKISKVEVWTNRPVWPQGGAFPKPQPGAKPDALNWDLWLGPSPEIPYTPELHPFSWRGWWNYGTGALGDVGCHLIDIPFRTLGLHYPTDAECSVGSVYSGMWTPDYHPDGCPASSFITLNFAATSKSKSPITMTWMDGGIKPAHPDIIPADQEIGGGANGVLIIGEKGIISTNINDSSPLMPKLYLNDGTQEFGPETEENIEPEYGHQRKWVDACKAGFGSEEHKGLTSSFDYAGPMTETVLMGNLAIRSYMLRRENSKGQPEFYGRKKLLWDGDKLLITNFEEANQFVGRTYRQGWEM; translated from the coding sequence ATGCAAAACCCCAAGAAAAATTCTACGGGACAAACCCGGCGGGATTTTATCAAAAATGCAGCAATAGCCTCCTCTTTTATGATTGTTCCCCGGCATGTTCTGGGTGGAGTAGGATTTATAGCTCCAAGTGATCAATTGAATTTAGCAGCGATAGGAGCCGGCGGAAAAGGTGCCAGCGATATTAGAAACGCATCAGTAAATGGACGTGAACGTGTCGCTGCACTCTGTGATGTTGATTTTTCGGGATCTGCCAAAGCGTCCGTAGAGAGATTCCCTGACGCCAAGCGCTATGCTGACTTTCGCGAAATGCTGGACAAAGAAAAGGACATCGATGCAGTGACTATTTCTACTCCTGATCATGTCCATGGTCCGGCAGCCAAGTATGCCATGGAACGTGGAAAGCATGTATATGTGCAAAAACCCATGACCCATAACATCAAGGAGGCAAGAATGCTGACTGAGATGGCCAGAAGTCAAAAAGTGGTCACTCAAATGGGTAACCAAGGCGGCTCAAATGAACTGTTAAAAATGGTTCAAAAATGGGTAGACGATGATAAAATCGGCAAAATATCCAAAGTAGAAGTTTGGACCAACAGACCGGTATGGCCTCAGGGCGGTGCTTTTCCCAAGCCTCAGCCGGGTGCCAAGCCTGATGCCTTGAATTGGGATCTATGGCTAGGCCCATCTCCCGAGATCCCCTATACTCCTGAACTTCACCCGTTCAGCTGGAGAGGCTGGTGGAATTACGGTACAGGGGCACTAGGCGATGTAGGGTGCCACTTGATCGATATACCTTTTAGAACATTAGGCTTACACTACCCTACCGATGCCGAATGCAGCGTAGGATCTGTATACAGTGGAATGTGGACTCCGGATTACCATCCTGATGGTTGCCCTGCTTCCTCGTTCATCACATTGAATTTTGCGGCTACCTCCAAAAGCAAGTCTCCCATCACTATGACATGGATGGACGGAGGAATCAAGCCTGCTCATCCAGACATCATTCCTGCGGATCAGGAAATCGGCGGCGGAGCAAACGGTGTGCTGATCATCGGAGAGAAAGGAATAATATCTACCAATATCAACGACAGTTCTCCGCTGATGCCAAAATTGTATCTGAATGATGGCACTCAGGAGTTCGGTCCGGAAACCGAAGAAAACATCGAACCTGAATACGGTCACCAGAGAAAATGGGTGGATGCGTGCAAAGCAGGTTTTGGAAGCGAAGAACATAAAGGATTGACTTCTTCGTTTGACTATGCAGGGCCAATGACCGAAACTGTATTGATGGGTAATCTTGCTATTCGTAGCTATATGCTCCGTAGGGAAAACAGCAAAGGTCAGCCGGAATTCTATGGCCGTAAGAAATTGCTTTGGGATGGCGACAAACTTCTCATTACGAACTTCGAAGAAGCCAACCAATTCGTAGGAAGGACGTATAGACAAGGATGGGAAATGTAA
- a CDS encoding heme-binding domain-containing protein encodes MLKKIGLVILVVLLAIQFIPYEKNEGKPAGHPISGSYDIPGNVNKLLVNACNNCHSNTSQYPWYASVEPIGYWLNSHIQEGKGDLNFDEFTGRPLAWQNHKLEEIAELVENKEMPLKSYTYFGLHPEANLSDADRQVIVDWAKDQMAYLVATYPPDSLVMKRRNPPPAE; translated from the coding sequence ATGCTGAAAAAAATCGGGTTAGTTATTTTGGTTGTCCTACTTGCAATCCAGTTTATTCCTTATGAGAAAAATGAGGGTAAGCCTGCTGGGCACCCTATCTCCGGTAGCTACGATATTCCGGGTAATGTGAATAAGCTTCTTGTAAACGCCTGTAATAACTGTCACTCCAATACCTCCCAATATCCATGGTATGCAAGTGTGGAACCCATAGGTTATTGGCTAAACAGCCACATACAAGAGGGAAAAGGTGATTTGAACTTTGATGAATTCACTGGGAGACCGTTGGCTTGGCAAAACCATAAATTGGAAGAAATTGCTGAACTGGTGGAAAATAAAGAGATGCCCTTGAAGTCTTACACTTACTTTGGACTTCATCCTGAAGCAAATCTTTCTGATGCGGACCGTCAAGTGATTGTTGATTGGGCAAAAGACCAAATGGCTTACTTGGTGGCGACTTATCCGCCGGACAGCCTGGTTATGAAAAGAAGGAATCCTCCTCCGGCAGAATAA
- a CDS encoding NAD(P) transhydrogenase subunit alpha — translation MSSEALIILIYILVLASFLGFELIAKVPPTLHTPLMSGSNAISGITIVGALLACNEMGYTTLSKWLGMAALVLATINVVGGYTVTDRMLKMFKKK, via the coding sequence ATGAGCTCAGAAGCATTGATTATTCTGATTTATATACTTGTTCTTGCAAGTTTCCTGGGATTTGAGCTGATCGCAAAAGTTCCCCCCACGCTGCATACTCCATTGATGTCCGGTTCCAACGCAATTTCCGGGATTACCATCGTGGGAGCACTTTTGGCCTGCAATGAAATGGGATATACTACCCTGAGTAAATGGCTGGGAATGGCAGCCCTGGTGCTGGCCACCATCAACGTAGTCGGCGGCTACACAGTCACAGATCGTATGCTTAAAATGTTCAAGAAAAAATGA
- a CDS encoding Re/Si-specific NAD(P)(+) transhydrogenase subunit alpha yields MKIGVLKEIKEGEHRVALSPDVIKQLIKKEFSVTIEQGAGLGSNFSDEDYKEAGATVAGTQEVFGSDVLLKVNLFSKEEVSQMQNGSACISIMYAYNYPEILDEMNKKSIMSFSMDAVPRISRAQKMDCLSSQANLAGYKSVILGANYLEKIFPLMMTASGTITPAKVLIFGAGVAGLQAIATAKRLGAVVEVTDVRPETKEQVESLGGRFLTVEGAGDVKVEGGYASEVSAEFLQKQKELIQSKIKDADLVITTALVMGKKSPILVTEEMVKSMKKGAVIVDMAVESGGNCEISEKDQVVRKYGVTIIGESNLPSLMSTNASQLYATNISTLLLHLTTKDGFNLDREEEITKGVLITYKGQVVHEFTNKILNK; encoded by the coding sequence ATGAAAATAGGAGTTTTAAAAGAGATAAAAGAGGGAGAACACAGGGTTGCGCTGAGCCCTGATGTCATCAAACAATTAATTAAGAAAGAGTTTTCAGTTACTATAGAACAAGGAGCCGGGCTGGGATCCAATTTTTCTGATGAAGACTACAAGGAGGCAGGAGCTACAGTCGCCGGTACACAGGAGGTTTTTGGCTCAGATGTGTTGCTGAAAGTCAATCTTTTTTCAAAGGAAGAGGTATCCCAAATGCAAAATGGCAGTGCTTGTATATCCATTATGTATGCCTATAACTATCCGGAAATACTTGATGAAATGAATAAGAAATCCATCATGTCTTTCTCTATGGATGCGGTACCTAGGATTTCCCGGGCACAGAAGATGGATTGCTTGAGTTCGCAGGCAAATCTTGCAGGATATAAATCTGTGATTTTGGGAGCCAATTATTTGGAGAAGATTTTTCCGCTTATGATGACTGCCTCAGGTACGATTACTCCGGCGAAGGTCTTGATTTTCGGAGCAGGTGTGGCCGGTCTTCAGGCTATCGCTACTGCCAAGAGACTTGGCGCAGTGGTGGAAGTCACTGATGTGAGACCTGAGACTAAAGAGCAGGTGGAGTCTTTGGGCGGTCGGTTTTTGACAGTTGAAGGAGCCGGAGATGTGAAAGTAGAGGGAGGATATGCTTCCGAGGTTTCAGCGGAATTTTTACAAAAACAGAAGGAGCTAATACAAAGTAAAATCAAGGATGCTGACCTGGTAATTACCACTGCATTGGTCATGGGGAAAAAATCGCCAATTCTAGTGACAGAGGAAATGGTGAAAAGCATGAAAAAAGGAGCTGTGATTGTGGATATGGCGGTAGAGTCCGGGGGGAATTGCGAAATCTCCGAGAAGGATCAAGTGGTGCGCAAATATGGTGTGACCATCATAGGCGAGTCCAACTTGCCTTCCTTGATGTCTACCAATGCAAGTCAGCTTTATGCTACCAATATCAGTACGCTGCTGCTTCACTTGACTACCAAAGACGGATTTAATCTCGACCGTGAGGAAGAAATCACCAAAGGCGTTTTGATCACTTATAAAGGCCAGGTGGTTCATGAATTCACAAATAAAATATTAAATAAGTAA
- a CDS encoding PQQ-dependent sugar dehydrogenase yields MKQTYRSITVLSLALLLGFLSCSEPEKKESIEKPEDNRFTKVVLTEGMDEPMEMTFLPDKKILFVERKGGVKILDENTGEVTLVATIPVNTKYTNKEGVVREAEEGLMGVIAHPDFSKNHWIYLYYADPEDKQHVLARWELDGHTLVESSKKVILSVPTQREECCHTGGGMVFDQEGNLYLTVGNNTVNPSSGTSNLDERPGHENSDDQRAPGNTNDLRGKILRIHPEDDGSYTIPKGNLFPEGTEKTKPEIYTMGHRNPWRPTLDSKTGYLYWGEVGPDAAKDSIWGPRGYDEFNQAKGPGFFGWPYFIGDNIPYTRHDLETDTYGEPYDVNKPVNESVNNTGLRDLPTPVVPAMIWYPYGVSEEFPLLGSSGRSATGGPVFRKADFKSNAPYVFPAYYEGKWLIVDFMRGWIMSVTMNDNGDYESMERFLPHDTFSSAIDMDFGPDGALYILEYGSAWFRGNANSRIVKIEYNAGNRKPNVVATSDKLSGAIPFTANFSSEGSNDFDEYDQGKLDYTWKINGADGATTELKGADATYTFETAGKHQVTLTVTDTKGESNTSSFDVIAGNDRPQVTIDFKGANKSFYFGENPLPYSITVNDDEDGSTDDSRIHANEVAVTFDYVPSGFDPIEIASKQSGVESEALENIGKNLIEASDCKSCHQYAETSIGPSYQAVATKYENTAETVDMLVDKIINGGAGIWGEHAMSAHPQLSKADAKRMVDYIMNMNTVKATVRSLPLSGSVKTTIPEGEDGQGSFLLQASYTDKGNGDVPALSGSDFIALRNPYLDPQSAELRKGVNLMTTPSVNFFMVGDQSYIGFKNLDLSGIREIIVYAGISERVDAKGGSIEIRIDSPTGEVIGQTERLIAKQVVGFRPPPNMNFIDWRRQNSSLGKVTLSPVSGRHDVYIIFKNPEAKDEEILMSVNEVQFSNTLR; encoded by the coding sequence ATGAAACAAACTTACCGATCAATTACAGTGCTGAGCCTAGCCCTGTTGCTGGGATTCCTTTCCTGTTCGGAACCCGAAAAAAAAGAATCAATCGAGAAACCTGAAGATAACCGCTTCACAAAAGTAGTCCTTACCGAAGGAATGGATGAGCCTATGGAAATGACTTTTCTGCCTGACAAAAAAATCCTATTTGTAGAGCGAAAAGGCGGAGTGAAAATTCTGGATGAAAACACCGGCGAAGTCACCCTCGTAGCCACTATCCCTGTCAATACCAAATATACCAATAAAGAAGGGGTAGTCCGTGAGGCAGAGGAAGGACTGATGGGAGTCATTGCTCATCCCGACTTTTCGAAAAATCATTGGATCTATCTCTACTATGCTGATCCTGAAGACAAGCAACACGTACTCGCTAGATGGGAATTGGACGGGCACACGTTGGTCGAATCATCCAAAAAAGTCATTTTAAGCGTTCCTACACAGAGGGAAGAATGCTGCCATACAGGCGGCGGGATGGTCTTTGACCAAGAAGGCAACTTGTACTTAACTGTAGGAAACAACACGGTGAATCCGAGTTCCGGAACTTCAAATCTGGACGAGCGTCCGGGACATGAAAATTCCGATGATCAGCGCGCTCCCGGAAACACCAATGATTTGAGAGGAAAAATCCTTCGAATCCACCCGGAAGATGACGGCAGCTATACTATTCCTAAAGGCAATCTTTTTCCTGAAGGAACAGAAAAAACAAAGCCTGAGATCTACACCATGGGACACAGAAATCCCTGGAGACCCACGCTGGACAGTAAAACCGGCTATTTATACTGGGGGGAAGTAGGTCCTGATGCTGCAAAAGACTCCATTTGGGGTCCTCGCGGGTATGATGAATTCAACCAAGCCAAGGGACCCGGCTTCTTCGGCTGGCCCTATTTCATCGGTGATAATATCCCTTATACACGTCATGATTTAGAAACTGATACCTATGGGGAGCCATACGATGTGAATAAGCCTGTAAATGAATCCGTAAACAATACGGGACTACGTGACTTGCCAACCCCTGTAGTTCCGGCCATGATCTGGTACCCTTATGGGGTTTCTGAAGAATTCCCACTTCTGGGAAGCTCCGGGAGAAGTGCTACAGGAGGACCGGTATTTAGAAAAGCAGATTTCAAATCAAATGCCCCTTATGTTTTCCCAGCTTACTATGAAGGCAAATGGCTAATAGTAGACTTTATGAGAGGTTGGATCATGTCGGTGACCATGAATGACAATGGTGACTATGAATCCATGGAGCGATTCCTACCACATGACACATTCAGTTCGGCAATTGACATGGATTTTGGCCCGGATGGCGCATTATACATTTTAGAATATGGTAGTGCTTGGTTCCGTGGAAATGCCAATTCCCGAATCGTAAAAATCGAATACAATGCAGGCAACCGTAAACCTAACGTGGTCGCCACTTCTGATAAATTGTCCGGAGCAATTCCATTTACTGCCAATTTCTCTTCAGAAGGCTCAAACGACTTCGATGAGTATGACCAAGGTAAACTTGATTACACGTGGAAAATAAATGGTGCGGATGGAGCGACTACCGAATTGAAAGGAGCTGACGCAACTTATACTTTTGAAACAGCGGGAAAACATCAGGTAACCTTGACTGTGACCGATACCAAGGGTGAGTCCAACACTTCCTCCTTCGATGTAATAGCGGGAAATGACAGGCCTCAAGTCACTATAGACTTCAAAGGAGCCAATAAATCATTCTATTTCGGGGAGAATCCTCTTCCATACAGCATTACTGTAAATGACGATGAGGATGGAAGTACTGATGACAGTAGAATACATGCAAATGAAGTGGCAGTAACCTTTGACTATGTCCCTTCCGGATTTGACCCGATCGAGATCGCTTCCAAACAAAGTGGCGTGGAATCCGAAGCTTTGGAAAACATCGGCAAAAATCTGATCGAAGCCAGCGACTGTAAATCTTGTCACCAATATGCTGAAACATCCATCGGACCAAGCTATCAAGCCGTAGCGACCAAGTACGAAAATACTGCCGAAACTGTCGATATGTTGGTAGACAAGATCATCAACGGTGGAGCCGGAATCTGGGGAGAGCATGCGATGAGCGCACATCCCCAGCTATCCAAAGCTGATGCAAAACGTATGGTGGACTATATCATGAATATGAATACGGTGAAGGCAACAGTTAGATCACTGCCTTTGTCCGGATCGGTAAAAACTACAATCCCGGAAGGAGAGGACGGTCAAGGAAGTTTCCTTTTACAGGCATCCTATACAGATAAAGGCAACGGAGACGTGCCTGCCTTATCAGGAAGTGATTTTATAGCTTTGAGAAATCCCTATTTGGATCCGCAAAGTGCTGAACTAAGAAAAGGCGTAAATCTGATGACCACCCCCAGTGTGAATTTCTTTATGGTGGGTGATCAGTCATACATAGGTTTCAAAAACTTGGATCTAAGCGGTATCAGGGAAATCATAGTATATGCCGGCATTAGCGAAAGAGTAGATGCCAAAGGCGGGTCTATAGAAATCAGAATTGACTCACCTACCGGAGAAGTAATCGGGCAGACAGAACGGCTGATAGCAAAACAAGTAGTAGGTTTCAGACCGCCGCCTAATATGAACTTTATAGATTGGAGAAGGCAAAACTCCAGTCTGGGAAAAGTAACACTTTCGCCCGTCAGCGGCAGACATGATGTATACATTATTTTCAAAAACCCTGAAGCAAAAGACGAAGAGATTCTGATGAGTGTGAACGAGGTGCAGTTCTCGAATACACTCAGGTAA
- a CDS encoding Gfo/Idh/MocA family protein gives MSKIQGNEVRWGILGVGNVCEVKSAPAINLIPNSKIVAVMRRSEEKVKDYAKRHGIAKWYTSASDLVNDPEVNAIYIATPPNAHLDLATLAASAGKPVYVEKPMARTYAECLQMIDVCKKANVPLYVAYYRRELPHFRKIKELISEGILGDIRTVHINLKQKLNASLITKVETNWRVDPELAGGGYFFDLASHQLDLLDFFFGKIIHANGFSSNQANTYKAEDIVVGSFVFESGVLGSGNWCFTTAANAEIDETTIYGSKGTIQFETFGKGEFTLITDERGIESFNFELPKHIQEPLIKTIVGDLLGTETCKSTGISGARANWVMDQLVKERV, from the coding sequence ATGAGCAAAATCCAAGGTAACGAAGTAAGGTGGGGAATTCTAGGCGTGGGCAATGTCTGCGAAGTCAAATCCGCACCGGCAATAAATCTCATTCCCAACAGTAAGATAGTGGCAGTCATGCGCCGCTCAGAAGAAAAAGTAAAAGACTACGCCAAGCGACACGGAATTGCCAAATGGTATACTTCAGCAAGTGACCTTGTCAATGATCCTGAAGTAAACGCAATCTACATTGCCACCCCTCCAAATGCCCATTTGGATCTTGCTACACTTGCGGCATCGGCAGGCAAACCTGTATATGTGGAGAAACCCATGGCGAGGACTTATGCCGAATGTCTGCAGATGATAGATGTCTGCAAGAAAGCGAATGTTCCACTGTACGTCGCCTATTACCGAAGAGAACTACCGCACTTTCGCAAAATCAAAGAGCTGATTTCGGAAGGAATACTTGGAGATATCCGTACAGTTCACATCAATCTCAAGCAAAAGCTGAATGCTTCTCTGATCACAAAAGTGGAAACCAATTGGCGTGTAGACCCCGAGCTAGCCGGCGGTGGATACTTCTTTGACCTAGCCTCTCATCAGCTAGACTTGTTGGATTTCTTCTTTGGGAAAATCATCCATGCAAATGGATTTTCCTCGAATCAAGCAAACACTTATAAAGCTGAAGATATCGTTGTTGGAAGTTTTGTTTTCGAAAGCGGAGTTCTGGGTAGTGGAAATTGGTGCTTCACTACCGCTGCAAATGCTGAGATCGACGAAACTACAATCTATGGAAGTAAAGGAACCATCCAGTTTGAGACCTTCGGAAAGGGAGAATTCACCCTCATTACAGATGAAAGAGGAATTGAAAGTTTCAACTTTGAACTTCCTAAACATATTCAGGAGCCGTTGATCAAAACCATTGTAGGCGATCTACTGGGGACCGAAACTTGCAAAAGTACAGGAATCAGTGGAGCAAGAGCAAACTGGGTGATGGATCAACTGGTAAAGGAAAGAGTTTAA
- a CDS encoding sialidase family protein, whose protein sequence is MAQMIKKGKELIRICPTNSLKIEYSVDEGETWNQRYMGNPASPGEFTDLADGGKELLGESPKGSFYSKNKGKSWHKR, encoded by the coding sequence ATGGCACAAATGATTAAAAAAGGGAAAGAACTAATTCGTATCTGCCCTACCAATTCGCTTAAAATTGAATATTCTGTAGATGAGGGCGAGACTTGGAATCAACGATATATGGGTAATCCTGCCAGTCCGGGGGAGTTTACAGACCTTGCTGACGGAGGCAAAGAGTTATTGGGAGAAAGTCCAAAAGGGAGTTTTTACTCCAAGAATAAAGGCAAATCCTGGCATAAGCGATAG
- a CDS encoding autorepressor SdpR family transcription factor, with protein sequence MNSLFKALNDETRRQIVDLLKERDMNAGEIAEEFNISKPSISHHLDILKRADLVTSEKKGQFIVYSLNTTILEDLIAWILTLKK encoded by the coding sequence ATGAATTCTCTTTTCAAAGCTTTAAATGATGAAACCCGGAGGCAAATTGTCGATCTATTAAAGGAAAGGGATATGAATGCCGGTGAAATCGCAGAGGAATTTAATATATCCAAACCAAGTATTTCACATCATCTTGATATTCTCAAAAGAGCCGACCTGGTGACCAGCGAAAAAAAAGGGCAGTTCATTGTCTATTCTCTGAACACAACAATTCTAGAAGATTTAATAGCATGGATTTTAACCTTAAAAAAATAA
- a CDS encoding SDR family NAD(P)-dependent oxidoreductase, which yields MDLKLEDKKAFISGSTAGIGFAIAKRFLVEGASVVINGRSQESVDKAIAALKSETGSDKVSGIPADFSKVEEIDHLLSTLPEVDILINNAGIFEPKAFAEIPDEDWFRFFEMNVMSGIRLSRQYFPKMLAKNWGRIIFISSESGVFIPDEMIHYGMTKTAQLAVARGLAELTKGSNVTVNSILPGPTKSKGVGKFLEDLSESTGKSIQKVEEEFFQDMRPTSLIQRFASVEEVADTVVYYSSPLASATNGASIRVEGGLVRSIL from the coding sequence ATGGATTTAAAATTAGAAGACAAAAAAGCATTTATCAGCGGATCTACCGCAGGGATTGGGTTTGCTATCGCAAAGAGATTCTTAGTAGAAGGAGCCTCAGTAGTTATTAACGGCAGATCACAAGAAAGTGTGGACAAGGCTATAGCCGCGCTCAAATCAGAAACCGGCAGTGATAAAGTTAGTGGAATCCCCGCTGATTTCTCTAAAGTGGAAGAGATAGATCATTTGCTGAGCACTCTTCCAGAAGTGGATATTTTGATCAATAATGCAGGGATTTTTGAGCCAAAAGCCTTTGCAGAAATTCCTGATGAAGATTGGTTTAGATTCTTTGAGATGAACGTCATGAGTGGAATCCGCCTTTCTAGACAATATTTTCCGAAAATGCTTGCTAAAAACTGGGGAAGAATAATCTTCATTTCCAGTGAGTCAGGCGTTTTCATACCGGACGAAATGATCCATTACGGCATGACCAAAACAGCCCAATTGGCAGTGGCAAGGGGATTGGCTGAGCTCACCAAAGGAAGCAATGTCACGGTAAACTCAATCCTTCCCGGCCCGACCAAGTCAAAAGGTGTGGGCAAATTCTTAGAAGACTTATCTGAATCCACCGGTAAATCAATACAGAAAGTCGAGGAAGAATTCTTTCAGGATATGCGTCCTACTTCATTGATTCAGCGATTTGCATCGGTGGAAGAAGTGGCGGACACGGTGGTCTATTATTCCAGCCCTCTGGCTTCCGCCACCAACGGAGCTTCTATCAGGGTAGAAGGAGGACTGGTAAGATCCATACTGTAA
- a CDS encoding NAD(P)(+) transhydrogenase (Re/Si-specific) subunit beta yields MSLAIELAYLIASILFVLGIKMLNKTQSARKGNRISALGMFIAILATMVQIDAISLVEIFACIVLGSAIGLYYANKVEMTKMPEMVAVFNGFGGLASFSVALSDYFLRTDVNLESIELVTVISIIVSVFIGGLTFTGSLVAYLKLNGNISGSPITFKGQHPINLILFLGFLTAAVFTVIDQTDPMLIIILIVIALVLGVLTVIPIGGADMPVVISLLNSYSGMAACATGFILNNNVLIVAGSLVGASGIILTQIMCKAMNRSLINVLLGGFGQTVNEAQGDGPSISVKEIGVEETAMLFDGVSSVIVVPGYGMAVAQAQHVIRELMEQCEKRNIDFKFAIHPVAGRMPGHMNVLLAEANISYDKLIEMESINDEFPNTDLVLIVGANDVVNPAARNNPQSPIYGMPILNADKARTVIVSKRSMGKGYAGVENELFGYPNCLMLFGDAKQTITKIVSEMKEM; encoded by the coding sequence ATGAGTTTAGCAATAGAATTAGCCTATTTGATCGCCTCCATCTTGTTTGTGCTGGGGATCAAAATGTTGAATAAAACCCAGTCAGCCAGAAAGGGAAACCGTATTTCGGCGTTGGGGATGTTTATAGCCATATTGGCTACTATGGTTCAGATAGATGCCATCTCCCTGGTAGAGATTTTTGCATGTATTGTGTTGGGATCAGCTATTGGCCTGTATTATGCCAACAAAGTCGAAATGACCAAAATGCCCGAAATGGTCGCGGTTTTCAACGGGTTTGGTGGATTGGCCTCATTTTCTGTCGCTTTATCAGACTATTTCCTTAGGACGGATGTCAATTTGGAATCTATCGAACTGGTGACAGTGATCAGTATCATTGTCTCAGTCTTTATCGGTGGACTTACATTTACCGGTTCCTTGGTGGCTTACTTGAAGCTAAACGGAAATATTTCAGGTTCGCCGATTACATTCAAAGGTCAGCATCCAATAAACCTGATTTTATTTTTGGGATTTTTGACAGCAGCAGTCTTCACTGTAATTGACCAAACTGACCCTATGCTCATTATCATTCTGATAGTGATTGCGTTGGTGCTGGGTGTCTTGACTGTGATTCCTATCGGAGGTGCGGATATGCCGGTAGTGATTTCCTTATTGAACTCTTACTCAGGAATGGCGGCTTGTGCTACGGGTTTTATTCTGAACAACAATGTGCTGATCGTAGCAGGTTCTCTAGTGGGAGCGTCGGGGATTATCCTGACGCAGATCATGTGTAAAGCCATGAATCGATCGTTGATCAATGTGCTTTTGGGTGGATTTGGGCAAACGGTAAATGAGGCTCAGGGTGATGGCCCATCTATTTCGGTGAAAGAAATAGGAGTGGAAGAGACGGCTATGTTGTTTGATGGAGTATCTTCTGTCATTGTGGTTCCCGGTTATGGAATGGCCGTCGCCCAAGCACAGCATGTCATTCGTGAGCTGATGGAGCAATGCGAGAAGCGAAACATCGATTTTAAATTTGCCATTCACCCGGTGGCGGGAAGGATGCCCGGCCACATGAATGTCCTTCTGGCTGAAGCAAATATCTCTTACGACAAGCTGATAGAAATGGAATCCATCAACGATGAATTCCCAAATACTGATTTGGTGCTGATCGTAGGAGCAAATGACGTGGTAAATCCTGCTGCAAGGAACAATCCTCAAAGCCCGATCTATGGTATGCCTATATTAAATGCGGATAAAGCCAGGACGGTAATCGTCAGTAAGAGAAGTATGGGCAAGGGCTATGCAGGTGTGGAAAATGAGCTGTTCGGCTATCCAAACTGCCTGATGCTATTCGGAGATGCAAAGCAGACTATTACTAAAATAGTCTCTGAAATGAAAGAGATGTAA